From a region of the Actinomadura luzonensis genome:
- a CDS encoding KamA family radical SAM protein, with the protein MSLHQSGTRRFKAYTSKHLDELLRRAGLDDEERLKVRAVATVLPFRTNAYVVEELIDWSAAPDDPMYRLVFPQADMLPAEDVARLADLLKAEAPNAEIQAAADRVRGQLNPHPAGQMELNVPRIGDEPVPGMQHKYPETVLVFPKQGQTCHAYCTYCFRWAQFVGDADLKFASDDVDRMVGYVRRHPEVTSVLITGGDAMIMGEPVLRRYVEPLLELEQLESIRIGTKSLAYWPQRFTTDPDADDTLRLFERVVAAGKNLAFMAHFTHPRELDPPLVAAAAERIIGTGATIRTQAPLIRSINDDPATWSAMWRRQLRMGMVPYYLFVERDTGPQDYFAVPLARAYEIFRDACASVSGLCRTVRGPSMSATPGKVCVDGVMEVAGQRVFVLHFIQARDPSLVGRPFFARYDPAAVWLTDLRPAFEERFPFEPAGALLPA; encoded by the coding sequence GTGAGCTTGCATCAATCCGGCACGCGGCGCTTCAAGGCGTACACGTCCAAGCACCTCGACGAGCTGTTGCGGCGGGCGGGGCTCGACGACGAGGAACGGCTGAAGGTCCGCGCGGTCGCGACGGTCCTGCCGTTCCGGACGAACGCCTATGTCGTCGAGGAACTCATAGATTGGTCGGCCGCGCCCGACGACCCCATGTACCGGCTGGTCTTCCCGCAGGCGGACATGCTGCCCGCCGAGGACGTCGCCAGGCTGGCCGACCTGCTCAAGGCGGAGGCGCCGAACGCGGAGATCCAGGCGGCGGCCGACCGCGTGCGCGGGCAGCTCAACCCGCATCCCGCGGGCCAGATGGAGCTGAACGTCCCGAGGATCGGCGACGAGCCGGTGCCGGGCATGCAGCACAAATATCCCGAGACGGTGCTGGTGTTCCCCAAGCAGGGGCAGACCTGTCACGCCTACTGCACGTACTGCTTCCGCTGGGCCCAGTTCGTCGGCGACGCCGACCTCAAGTTCGCCTCCGACGACGTGGACCGCATGGTGGGCTACGTCCGCCGGCATCCCGAGGTCACCAGCGTCCTGATCACCGGCGGCGACGCGATGATCATGGGCGAGCCGGTCCTGCGGCGCTACGTCGAGCCGCTGCTGGAGCTGGAGCAGCTGGAGTCCATCAGGATCGGCACCAAGTCGCTGGCGTACTGGCCGCAGCGCTTCACCACCGACCCGGACGCCGACGACACCCTGCGCCTGTTCGAGCGGGTGGTGGCGGCCGGCAAGAACCTCGCCTTCATGGCCCACTTCACGCACCCGCGCGAGCTGGACCCGCCCCTGGTGGCCGCGGCGGCCGAGCGCATCATCGGCACCGGGGCCACGATCAGGACCCAGGCGCCGCTCATCCGCTCCATCAACGACGACCCCGCCACCTGGTCGGCCATGTGGCGGCGGCAGCTCCGCATGGGCATGGTCCCCTACTACCTGTTCGTCGAGCGCGACACCGGCCCGCAGGACTACTTCGCGGTGCCGCTGGCGCGCGCCTACGAGATCTTCAGGGACGCCTGCGCGTCGGTCTCCGGCCTGTGCCGCACGGTCCGGGGGCCCTCCATGTCGGCCACGCCGGGCAAGGTGTGCGTGGACGGCGTCATGGAGGTCGCCGGGCAGCGGGTCTTCGTGCTCCACTTCATCCAGGCGCGCGACCCCTCGCTCGTGGGGCGGCCGTTCTTCGCGCGCTACGACCCGGCCGCGGTCTGGCTGACCGATCTCCGGCCGGCCTTCGAGGAGCGTTTCCCGTTCGAACCGGCCGGGGCGCTGCTGCCCGCCTGA
- a CDS encoding DUF1707 SHOCT-like domain-containing protein, whose amino-acid sequence MTEESALRASDADRDRVAAVLSEALATGRLTSVEHADRLDLAYTATTMGELVPLTRDLPDVPASGAPAAVERQVIGSTFSKIIRRGRWVASRHTKLSARFGALIIDLSDAVLPGREITLEADAWFSKLIVRVPENAHVVDEGGSVFGKRLVTGGSQADGPLIRVTGRSAFSKVIVSRAKTDWNLG is encoded by the coding sequence GTGACCGAAGAATCCGCGCTGCGCGCCTCAGACGCCGACCGCGACCGCGTGGCCGCGGTCCTGAGCGAGGCCCTCGCCACAGGACGACTCACCAGCGTCGAGCACGCCGACCGCCTGGACCTCGCCTACACGGCGACCACCATGGGCGAGCTCGTCCCCCTGACCCGCGACCTGCCCGACGTGCCGGCCAGCGGCGCCCCGGCCGCCGTCGAGCGGCAGGTCATCGGCTCGACGTTCAGCAAGATCATCCGGCGCGGGCGCTGGGTGGCCTCCCGCCACACCAAGCTCAGCGCCCGTTTCGGCGCCCTCATCATCGACCTTTCGGACGCCGTGCTGCCCGGCAGGGAGATCACCCTGGAGGCCGACGCCTGGTTCAGCAAGCTCATCGTGCGCGTGCCCGAGAACGCCCATGTCGTCGACGAGGGCGGCTCCGTCTTCGGCAAGCGCCTGGTGACCGGCGGCTCCCAGGCCGACGGGCCGCTCATCCGGGTCACCGGCAGGTCCGCGTTCTCCAAGGTCATCGTGTCGCGGGCGAAGACGGACTGGAACCTCGGCTGA
- a CDS encoding peptide ABC transporter substrate-binding protein yields MRVTKGAQIVAGTALLALAVAACGGGASDNGGTAAGGGSDTTPVRMELGEPQELLVPSNTTESEGSEVLAAIFEPLVTYDENKNAVEAAAESITSDDQKVWTIKLKPGYTWQNGEPVVAQNYVDAWNYAANQENAQSAGYFFQRIDGWADLNPGEGKQVTAKGMKGLQAVDDTTLKVTLAAPFSQFKVMLGYTAFYPLPKAAFGPDGKVTQAFGEQPIGQGLFKVDKPYKKGTDQSIDLTVYDKYPGKKPSNWTKLQFKLYTDSDVAFNDLMADNLDIHDSLGPAAIAQAKSSLGERYQDQPDAGVGYIGVPLKYNPELNKTDVRKAISMAIDRKTIAETVFSGTRSPADDFINPAIAGYRQGACKACTYDPAAAKKLYEEAGGPKKLEIGYNADGPHKEWIEAVANNLRANLGIDASAKPFEKFASILDELDAKKYTGLFRMGWAIDYPSAENYLAPIFSTGAIANGSNYGGYSNKKFDDLIAQGDQAASVEEGLKFYQQADDILNEELPYIPVYFYRNNSGYSTKVKNVHINLLNQVEWADVEKA; encoded by the coding sequence ATGCGTGTTACTAAGGGCGCACAGATCGTCGCCGGTACCGCGCTGCTCGCCCTCGCGGTTGCCGCGTGTGGCGGCGGTGCCTCGGACAACGGCGGCACTGCCGCGGGCGGCGGCTCCGACACCACGCCGGTCCGCATGGAGCTCGGTGAGCCCCAGGAGCTCCTGGTGCCGTCGAACACCACCGAGTCCGAGGGCTCCGAGGTCCTCGCGGCCATCTTCGAGCCTCTCGTCACCTACGACGAGAACAAGAACGCCGTCGAGGCCGCGGCCGAGTCGATCACCAGTGACGACCAGAAGGTCTGGACGATCAAGCTGAAGCCGGGTTACACCTGGCAGAACGGCGAGCCGGTCGTCGCCCAGAACTACGTGGACGCCTGGAACTACGCGGCCAACCAGGAGAACGCCCAGAGCGCCGGCTACTTCTTCCAGCGCATCGACGGCTGGGCCGACCTCAACCCCGGCGAGGGCAAGCAGGTCACCGCCAAGGGCATGAAGGGCCTGCAGGCCGTGGACGACACCACGCTCAAGGTCACCCTCGCCGCGCCGTTCTCGCAGTTCAAGGTCATGCTCGGCTACACCGCGTTCTACCCGCTGCCCAAGGCCGCCTTCGGCCCCGACGGCAAGGTGACGCAGGCGTTCGGCGAGCAGCCGATCGGCCAGGGCCTGTTCAAGGTCGACAAGCCCTACAAGAAGGGCACCGACCAGAGCATCGACCTGACGGTGTACGACAAGTACCCCGGCAAGAAGCCGAGCAACTGGACCAAGCTGCAGTTCAAGCTCTACACCGACTCGGACGTCGCCTTCAACGACCTGATGGCCGACAACCTCGACATCCACGACTCGCTCGGCCCGGCGGCCATCGCGCAGGCCAAGTCCTCCCTCGGCGAGCGCTACCAGGACCAGCCGGACGCAGGCGTGGGCTACATCGGCGTCCCGCTGAAGTACAACCCCGAGCTGAACAAGACCGACGTCCGCAAGGCCATCTCCATGGCGATCGACCGGAAGACCATCGCCGAGACGGTCTTCTCCGGCACCCGCTCCCCGGCCGACGACTTCATCAACCCGGCCATCGCGGGCTACCGCCAGGGCGCCTGCAAGGCCTGCACGTACGACCCGGCCGCGGCCAAGAAGCTGTACGAGGAAGCGGGCGGCCCCAAGAAGCTGGAGATCGGCTACAACGCCGACGGCCCGCACAAGGAGTGGATCGAGGCCGTCGCGAACAACCTGCGCGCGAACCTCGGCATCGACGCCAGCGCCAAGCCGTTCGAGAAGTTCGCCAGCATCCTGGACGAGCTGGACGCCAAGAAGTACACCGGCCTGTTCCGCATGGGCTGGGCCATCGACTACCCGTCGGCCGAGAACTACCTGGCGCCGATCTTCAGCACCGGCGCCATCGCCAACGGCTCCAACTACGGCGGCTACTCCAACAAGAAGTTCGACGATCTGATCGCGCAGGGCGACCAGGCCGCCTCGGTCGAGGAGGGCCTGAAGTTCTACCAGCAGGCCGACGACATCCTCAACGAGGAACTGCCGTACATCCCGGTCTACTTCTACCGGAACAACTCCGGCTACTCCACGAAGGTCAAGAACGTCCACATCAACCTGCTCAACCAGGTCGAGTGGGCTGACGTCGAGAAGGCTTGA
- a CDS encoding ABC transporter ATP-binding protein — protein MATGDKILEVRDLVKHFPLTQGILFKRQIGAIKAVDGVSFDLHKGETLGIVGESGCGKSTLAKVLMALERPTSGSVLINGRDIGRAKGAELKRMRRNIQMVMQDPYTSLNPRMTVGDIIGEPYEIHTEVAPKGDRRTKVQELLEVVGLNPDHINRYPHQFSGGQRQRIGIARGLALQPEIIVCDEPVSALDVSIQAQVINLLERLQNEFGLAYIFIAHDLSVVRHISDRVGVMYLGKYVELGKDTEIYDRPAHPYTQALLSAVPVPDPEGREQRERIILQGDPPSPANPPSGCRFRTRCWKAQEICAEEEPLLQIRPGTSHESACHFAETHDVVHIG, from the coding sequence ATGGCGACCGGTGACAAGATCCTGGAGGTGCGCGACCTGGTCAAGCACTTCCCGCTGACCCAGGGCATCCTCTTCAAGCGGCAGATCGGCGCGATCAAGGCCGTCGACGGCGTCTCGTTCGACCTGCACAAGGGCGAGACGCTGGGCATCGTGGGCGAGTCGGGCTGCGGCAAGTCCACCCTCGCCAAGGTGCTGATGGCGCTGGAGCGGCCGACGTCCGGCTCGGTGCTGATCAACGGCCGCGACATCGGCCGGGCCAAGGGCGCCGAGCTCAAGCGCATGCGGCGCAACATCCAGATGGTCATGCAGGACCCGTACACGTCGCTGAACCCGCGGATGACCGTGGGCGACATCATCGGCGAGCCGTACGAGATCCACACCGAGGTCGCGCCCAAGGGCGACCGGCGCACGAAGGTGCAGGAGCTGCTGGAGGTGGTCGGGCTCAACCCCGACCACATCAACCGCTACCCGCACCAGTTCTCCGGCGGCCAGCGGCAGCGCATCGGCATCGCCCGCGGGCTGGCGCTCCAGCCTGAGATCATCGTCTGCGACGAGCCGGTCTCCGCGCTCGACGTGTCGATCCAGGCGCAGGTCATCAACCTGCTGGAGCGGCTGCAGAACGAGTTCGGGCTGGCCTACATCTTCATCGCGCACGACCTGTCGGTGGTGCGGCACATCTCCGACCGCGTCGGGGTGATGTACCTGGGCAAGTACGTCGAGCTCGGCAAGGACACCGAGATCTACGACCGGCCCGCGCACCCGTACACGCAGGCGCTGCTGTCGGCGGTGCCGGTGCCCGACCCGGAGGGGCGGGAGCAGCGGGAGCGGATCATCCTCCAGGGCGACCCGCCGTCGCCGGCCAACCCGCCGTCGGGCTGCCGGTTCCGGACGCGGTGCTGGAAGGCGCAGGAGATCTGCGCCGAGGAGGAGCCCCTGCTGCAGATCAGGCCGGGCACCTCGCACGAGAGCGCCTGCCACTTCGCCGAGACGCACGACGTCGTGCACATCGGCTGA
- a CDS encoding ABC transporter permease produces the protein MSDFRPDGPVLAPEETPVEKPQKREKQAKPASLWSDAWYDLRKRPIFIISLIIIAVLLLMAFWPSLFSSVDPFNARTCELATARQGPSAGHPFGRDNLGCDLYARTIYGAANSLKIGISTTVAAALIGGLLGLIAGFFGGAVDSVASRVTEIFFAIPSVLGALLIGSTFRDSGLGIWLVVAALTVLGWPMTFRIMRAAVITAKSQDYVVAARALGAGPVRIMFRHLLPNALASVIVVATINLGGFIAAEAALSYLGVGVQPPEISWGLMIADAQRRFLEAPLPLIFPAVFLSVTVLAFIMLGDAVRDALDPKLR, from the coding sequence ATGAGTGACTTCCGACCGGACGGGCCTGTGCTGGCGCCCGAGGAAACCCCCGTCGAAAAGCCCCAGAAGAGGGAGAAGCAGGCCAAGCCGGCGAGCCTGTGGTCCGACGCCTGGTACGACCTGCGCAAGCGGCCCATCTTCATCATCTCCCTGATCATCATCGCCGTGCTGCTGCTGATGGCCTTCTGGCCGTCGCTGTTCAGCTCGGTCGACCCGTTCAACGCCCGCACCTGCGAGCTGGCCACGGCCCGCCAGGGGCCGAGCGCCGGGCACCCGTTCGGCCGCGACAACCTGGGCTGCGACCTGTACGCCCGGACGATCTACGGCGCGGCGAACTCGCTGAAGATCGGCATCAGCACGACGGTCGCCGCCGCGCTCATCGGCGGCCTGCTCGGCCTGATCGCCGGCTTCTTCGGCGGCGCGGTGGACAGCGTGGCCTCGCGCGTCACCGAGATCTTCTTCGCCATCCCCAGCGTGCTCGGCGCGCTGCTCATCGGATCGACCTTCCGTGACAGCGGGCTCGGGATCTGGCTGGTGGTCGCGGCGCTCACCGTGCTGGGCTGGCCGATGACGTTCCGGATCATGCGGGCGGCGGTCATCACCGCCAAGTCGCAGGACTACGTGGTGGCGGCCAGGGCGCTCGGCGCCGGGCCGGTCCGGATCATGTTCAGGCACCTGCTGCCCAACGCGCTCGCCTCGGTGATCGTCGTCGCGACGATCAACCTCGGCGGGTTCATCGCGGCCGAGGCCGCGCTGTCGTACCTGGGTGTGGGCGTGCAGCCGCCGGAGATCTCGTGGGGCCTCATGATCGCCGACGCGCAGCGCCGGTTCCTGGAGGCGCCGCTGCCGCTGATCTTCCCGGCCGTGTTCCTGAGCGTCACCGTGCTCGCGTTCATCATGCTGGGCGACGCCGTGCGCGACGCGCTCGACCCGAAGCTCAGGTAG
- a CDS encoding ABC transporter permease: MSQPESAVADAQAGGRSGQEPLAKLAKRYGLRRAIARPRFPVYVRQLWERRHFILTYATSRNVSKYSSSTLGQLWQVLTPLLNAAIYFLMFGLILGGSKNIPNYPAFLLTGMFVFTYTQRTVTAGAKSISGNLSMIRALHFPRASLPLAYTIQELQQLAISMSVLLVIVVITGEFPTWAWLMIPVVLLLQTMFNVGAGLVVARLGASLRDLNQLLPFITRTWLYASGVFFSIQDKVVGSAGLPQWVANVMYMNPAASYIEWMREILIQSHNTHVGHHPPTMVWVSCVFWAVFALGFGFWYFWRAEERYGRG, encoded by the coding sequence ATGAGCCAGCCGGAATCCGCTGTAGCGGACGCCCAGGCGGGCGGCCGGAGCGGGCAGGAGCCGCTGGCCAAGCTCGCCAAGAGATACGGGCTTCGCCGTGCCATCGCACGGCCGAGGTTCCCTGTCTACGTGCGCCAGCTGTGGGAGCGGCGACACTTCATCCTGACGTACGCCACCTCGCGCAACGTCTCGAAGTACTCCAGCTCGACGCTCGGCCAGTTGTGGCAGGTGCTGACGCCCCTGCTCAACGCCGCCATCTACTTCCTGATGTTCGGCCTCATCCTGGGCGGCAGCAAGAACATCCCGAACTACCCGGCCTTCCTGCTGACCGGGATGTTCGTCTTCACCTACACCCAGCGCACGGTCACCGCGGGCGCCAAGTCGATCTCCGGCAACCTGTCGATGATCCGGGCCCTGCACTTCCCGCGCGCCTCGTTGCCCCTCGCGTACACGATCCAGGAGCTCCAGCAGCTCGCCATCTCGATGAGCGTGCTCCTCGTGATCGTGGTCATCACCGGCGAGTTCCCCACCTGGGCCTGGCTCATGATCCCGGTGGTGCTGCTCCTGCAGACGATGTTCAACGTCGGGGCCGGGCTCGTCGTGGCCCGCTTGGGCGCCTCGCTGCGCGACCTCAACCAGTTGCTGCCGTTCATCACCCGCACCTGGCTGTACGCGTCGGGCGTCTTCTTCTCCATCCAGGACAAGGTCGTCGGTTCCGCGGGGCTGCCCCAGTGGGTGGCCAACGTGATGTACATGAACCCGGCGGCCTCCTACATCGAGTGGATGCGGGAGATCCTGATCCAGAGCCACAACACCCACGTGGGGCACCACCCGCCGACGATGGTGTGGGTGTCTTGCGTATTCTGGGCGGTGTTCGCGCTCGGATTCGGCTTCTGGTACTTCTGGCGGGCCGAGGAGAGGTACGGGCGTGGCTGA
- a CDS encoding ABC transporter permease: MGRYIIRRLLQSIPVLLGATLLIFAIVFALPGDPIAALAGDKRALPNIVAILREQYHLNDPLLVQYWYYISGILFHGDFGRTFAEVPVTQIISGKIQVTINLAVVALIIEAAIGVGLGLWAALKRGKAIDTMILASTLLLISVPTLVSGFILQFILGVKLKQWTGLDVFPIAGISEGLRSYLLPGFVLAGVSIAYLTRLTRTSLAETLRADFIRTATAKGLSRRRVVGRHALRNALIPLITFLGADLGSLMGGAIITERIFNLPGIGNQLYMSVYLREQPVVVGIVTMLVLVYILANLVVDVLYAVLDPRIRYE; the protein is encoded by the coding sequence ATGGGCCGTTACATCATCAGACGTCTGCTCCAGTCGATCCCCGTGTTGCTGGGTGCCACCCTGCTCATCTTCGCCATCGTCTTCGCGCTGCCCGGCGATCCCATCGCGGCGCTGGCGGGCGACAAGCGGGCACTACCCAACATCGTCGCGATCCTCCGCGAGCAGTACCACCTCAACGATCCGCTGCTGGTCCAGTATTGGTACTACATCAGCGGCATCCTTTTCCACGGAGATTTCGGCCGCACGTTCGCCGAGGTGCCCGTGACCCAGATCATCTCCGGGAAGATCCAGGTCACCATCAACCTGGCGGTCGTCGCGCTGATCATCGAGGCGGCCATCGGCGTCGGGCTGGGCCTGTGGGCGGCGCTCAAGCGCGGCAAGGCCATCGACACCATGATCCTCGCCTCGACGCTGCTGCTGATCTCGGTGCCGACCCTGGTGTCGGGCTTCATCCTGCAGTTCATCCTCGGCGTGAAGCTCAAGCAGTGGACCGGGCTCGACGTCTTCCCGATCGCGGGCATCTCCGAAGGGCTGCGCAGCTATCTGCTGCCCGGCTTCGTGCTCGCGGGCGTGTCGATCGCCTACCTGACCCGGCTGACCAGGACCAGCCTGGCCGAGACGCTGCGCGCCGACTTCATCAGGACGGCCACCGCGAAGGGGTTGTCCCGGAGGCGCGTGGTCGGCCGGCACGCCCTGCGCAACGCGCTGATCCCGCTCATCACGTTCCTCGGCGCCGACCTCGGCAGCCTCATGGGCGGGGCGATCATCACCGAGAGAATCTTCAACCTGCCGGGCATCGGCAACCAGCTCTACATGTCGGTGTACCTCAGGGAGCAACCGGTGGTGGTCGGCATCGTGACCATGCTGGTCCTGGTCTACATCCTGGCCAACCTGGTCGTCGACGTGTTGTACGCAGTGCTCGACCCGAGGATCCGATATGAGTGA
- the plsX gene encoding phosphate acyltransferase PlsX, producing the protein MSDSRPVALDAMGGDHAPHEVVAGAVHAVRERGLAVVLVGNPRVLYEALADHDATKEVPIVRAEEALAMNEGALASLRRPRSSIAVACHLARRGDACAVVSAGSTAGVVATGRLRLKPQQNVLRPAIAVPLPTLPHPTVLVDAGANADVKPEMLVQFAHLGAAYAELAHGVAEPKVGLLTIGSEPEKGNKLVKRANELLQSSPGLHFAGNVEGHDLLTGKVDVITADGFTGNVALKTMEGAVRYAFAELRATIEESRVAKLGAALQRSRLRELRRRLDAEAYGGAVLLGLNGTVVIAHGSSRAPAISAACQLATDLSNDGIVARIGERIAASHRSHRLW; encoded by the coding sequence TTGTCCGACAGCAGGCCGGTCGCCCTGGACGCCATGGGCGGCGACCACGCTCCGCACGAGGTCGTGGCGGGCGCCGTGCACGCCGTGCGCGAGCGCGGCCTGGCCGTCGTGCTCGTCGGCAACCCCCGCGTGCTCTACGAGGCGCTGGCCGACCACGACGCCACCAAAGAGGTGCCCATCGTCCGGGCCGAGGAGGCCTTGGCCATGAACGAGGGCGCGCTGGCCAGCCTGCGCCGCCCCCGCTCCAGCATCGCGGTCGCCTGCCACCTCGCCCGCCGGGGCGACGCCTGCGCCGTGGTGTCGGCCGGCTCCACCGCGGGCGTCGTCGCCACCGGCCGGCTGCGCCTCAAGCCTCAGCAGAACGTGCTGCGCCCCGCCATCGCGGTGCCGCTGCCCACGCTCCCCCACCCGACCGTGCTCGTGGACGCCGGCGCCAACGCCGACGTCAAACCGGAGATGCTGGTGCAGTTCGCCCACCTCGGCGCCGCCTACGCCGAGCTGGCCCACGGCGTCGCCGAGCCCAAGGTCGGCCTGCTCACCATCGGCAGCGAGCCCGAGAAGGGCAACAAGCTGGTCAAGCGCGCCAACGAGCTGCTCCAGAGCTCCCCCGGCCTGCACTTCGCCGGCAACGTCGAGGGCCACGACCTGCTCACCGGCAAGGTCGACGTGATCACCGCCGACGGCTTCACCGGCAACGTGGCGCTCAAGACCATGGAGGGCGCGGTCCGCTACGCCTTCGCCGAGCTGCGCGCCACCATCGAGGAGAGCAGGGTCGCCAAGCTCGGCGCCGCCCTCCAGCGCTCCCGGCTGCGCGAGCTGCGCCGCCGCCTGGACGCCGAGGCGTACGGCGGCGCCGTGCTGCTCGGCCTGAACGGCACCGTGGTGATCGCGCACGGCTCGTCCAGGGCTCCGGCGATCAGCGCGGCCTGCCAGCTCGCTACCGATTTGTCCAATGATGGGATCGTCGCCCGGATCGGCGAGAGAATAGCGGCATCGCACCGCTCCCACAGGCTCTGGTGA
- a CDS encoding ABC transporter ATP-binding protein, translating into MSKTSADVLPVEGGLGNEPLLAVDNLHVEFHTRAGVVRAVNGVSYTVNPGETLAVLGESGSGKSVTAQAIMGILDMPPARIPKGEIRFKGTDLLKLSEEARTQVRGQRIAMIFQDALSALNPVFTVGWQISEMFRVHRGMSKGESMKKAVELMDRVRIPAARQRVNDYPHQFSGGMRQRIMIAMSIALDPEVLIADEPTTALDVTVQAQIMELLAELQRESQMGLILITHDLGVVADVADKIAVMYAGRIVENAPVHDIYRAPAHPYTKGLLESIPRVDLKGQDLYAIKGLPPNLLELPSGCSFNPRCPYRQGNCVTDVPPLYQISGTRGSACHYWREVLDGDR; encoded by the coding sequence GTGAGTAAGACGTCAGCGGACGTGTTGCCGGTCGAGGGAGGGCTCGGCAACGAACCGCTGCTCGCGGTCGACAACCTGCACGTGGAGTTCCACACCCGGGCGGGCGTCGTGCGCGCCGTGAACGGCGTGAGCTACACGGTCAACCCCGGTGAGACGCTGGCGGTGCTGGGCGAGTCGGGTTCCGGCAAGTCCGTGACCGCTCAGGCGATCATGGGCATCCTGGACATGCCGCCCGCGCGGATCCCCAAGGGGGAGATCCGCTTCAAGGGCACCGACCTGCTCAAGCTGTCGGAGGAGGCCCGCACCCAGGTGCGCGGCCAGCGCATCGCCATGATCTTCCAGGACGCGCTCTCCGCGCTCAACCCGGTCTTCACCGTGGGCTGGCAGATCAGCGAGATGTTCCGGGTGCACCGGGGCATGTCCAAGGGCGAGTCCATGAAGAAGGCCGTCGAGCTGATGGACCGGGTCCGCATCCCGGCCGCCAGGCAGCGCGTCAACGACTACCCGCACCAGTTCTCGGGCGGCATGCGGCAGCGCATCATGATCGCGATGTCCATCGCGCTCGACCCGGAGGTGCTCATCGCCGACGAGCCGACCACGGCTCTCGACGTGACCGTCCAGGCGCAGATCATGGAGCTGCTGGCCGAGCTGCAGCGCGAGAGCCAGATGGGCCTCATCCTGATCACCCACGACCTCGGCGTCGTGGCGGACGTGGCCGACAAGATCGCCGTCATGTACGCGGGCCGCATCGTCGAGAACGCCCCCGTGCACGACATCTACCGGGCGCCCGCCCACCCGTACACCAAGGGCCTGCTGGAGTCGATCCCCCGGGTCGACCTCAAGGGCCAGGACCTGTACGCGATCAAGGGCCTGCCGCCCAACCTGCTGGAACTGCCGTCCGGCTGCAGCTTCAACCCGCGCTGCCCGTACCGGCAGGGCAACTGCGTGACCGACGTCCCCCCGCTGTATCAGATCAGCGGCACGCGCGGCAGCGCCTGCCACTACTGGAGGGAGGTCCTCGATGGCGACCGGTGA
- a CDS encoding ABC transporter ATP-binding protein: protein MAETKELQQVKGDKPAVPEKDAKASPAAKSSGKAPLDVPTGTPTVIVDDLHIVYRVYGAASDNEKGNAVNALTRILKRQGRPQMKEVHAVKGVTFVAYHGDAIGIVGRNGSGKSTLLRAIAGLLPPHKGAVYTDGQPSLLGVNAALMRELTGERNIVLGCYAMGMTPAEVREKYQEIVDFSGIDEFVQLPMSTYSSGMGARLRFAISSAKTHDVLLIDEALATGDREFRKKSEERIRQIRESAGTVFLVAHDLRVIEETCNRVIWLHKGKIRMDGDPKEVIAAYNKG from the coding sequence GTGGCTGAGACCAAGGAGCTGCAGCAGGTGAAGGGCGACAAGCCCGCCGTCCCCGAGAAGGACGCCAAGGCGAGTCCCGCCGCGAAGTCCTCGGGCAAGGCGCCCCTCGACGTCCCCACGGGCACGCCCACGGTCATCGTCGACGACCTCCACATCGTCTACCGCGTCTACGGCGCGGCCTCCGACAACGAGAAGGGCAACGCGGTCAACGCCCTCACGCGCATACTCAAGCGCCAGGGCCGGCCGCAGATGAAGGAGGTCCACGCGGTCAAGGGCGTGACGTTCGTGGCCTACCACGGCGACGCCATCGGCATCGTGGGGCGCAACGGCTCGGGCAAGTCCACGCTGCTGCGCGCCATCGCCGGCCTGCTGCCGCCGCACAAGGGCGCCGTCTACACCGACGGCCAGCCGTCCCTGCTGGGCGTCAACGCGGCCCTGATGCGCGAGCTGACCGGCGAGCGCAACATCGTGCTCGGCTGCTACGCCATGGGCATGACCCCGGCCGAGGTCCGCGAGAAGTACCAGGAGATCGTCGACTTCTCCGGCATCGACGAGTTCGTCCAGCTCCCGATGTCCACCTACTCCTCCGGCATGGGCGCCCGCCTGCGCTTCGCCATCTCCTCGGCCAAGACCCACGACGTGCTGCTCATCGACGAGGCCCTCGCCACCGGCGACCGCGAGTTCCGCAAGAAGAGCGAGGAGCGCATCCGTCAGATCCGCGAGTCGGCCGGCACCGTCTTCCTCGTCGCCCACGACCTGCGGGTCATCGAGGAGACCTGCAACCGCGTCATCTGGCTGCACAAGGGCAAGATCCGCATGGACGGCGACCCGAAAGAGGTCATCGCCGCCTACAACAAGGGCTGA